The Mytilus trossulus isolate FHL-02 chromosome 13, PNRI_Mtr1.1.1.hap1, whole genome shotgun sequence genome has a segment encoding these proteins:
- the LOC134694257 gene encoding putative ATP-dependent DNA helicase Q1, producing MDPNARILECLRKYDDNITLKDKQFECLCNILKGNDVICNLPVAYGKSLCYHLLPSLLNGLVLVVSPLNIIQKDQLSSLRTRGVSACKLTFSCNVDGGEENEMDLKDYSLTDVIDGKYSVILCHPEALFNTKSGQGLLRNNTFTSKVQCVVIDECHIVEKWGKEFRSSFASLHTLQAFFVGKPILGLSGTLTADLIKRIPSILGMSNPVFVQESPDRPNIFLNKVEKTTTVDVSKMYEKIFIDECDKLFSDKKSYPVTLMFIPMLYMSHAASYLRHLFGEEDIKTSCYSVVFSRQDAEVIATTLKDLKNENPRIRLVLTTSVSGMGFDPENVSHVIHTVPPRNLSQYLQEIGRAGRRGQNAETTLYHCARDLAKNLPGIQNDIIEYCKNKTECLRTLMLSKFGFEKSETAYLCGKKCCCFCSSSCSCGCSSIN from the exons ATGGATCCGAATGCACGTATTCTGGAATGTCTACGTAAATATGACGACAATATCACTTTGAAGGACAAACAATTTGAGTGCTTGTGCAACATTTTAAAAGGCAACGATGTGATTTGTAATTTACCGGTTGCCTATGGCAAATCTTTGTGCTATCACCTCTTGCCCAGCTTACTGAACGGGCTGGTGTTGGTGGTTAGTCCTTTGAACATTATCCAGAAAGACCAGCTCTCCTCTTTACGGACACGTGGAGTAAGTGCTTGCAAACTTACATTTTCTTGCAATGTAGATGGTGGAGAAGAAAATGAAATGGACTTGAAGGACTATTCATTGACAGATGTTATTGATGGCAaatattcagtcattttatgcCATCCTGAGGCACTCTTCAATACCAAATCTGGACAAGGACTTCTTAGAAATAACACATTTACCAGCAAAGTTCAGTGTGTGGTTATTGATGAATGTCATATTGTTGAAAAATG GGGCAAGGAGTTTCGTTCCTCATTTGCTAGTCTTCACACACTACAAGCTTTCTTTGTTGGGAAACCTATTCTTGGCTTAAGTGGTACACTTACAgcagatttgataaaaagaatacCATCTATTCTCGGAATGAGCAATCCAGTTTTTGTACAAGAGAGTCCAGATCGACCcaacatttttttgaataaaGTAGAAAAAACTACTACTGTGGATGTGAGCAAAATGTATGAGAAAATTTTCATAGATGAATGTGACAAATTATTTTCAgacaaaaaatcttatcctGTAACATTAATGTTCATACCAATGTTATATATGAGTCATGCAGCTAGCTACTTGAGACATCTTTTCGGCGAGGAAGATATCAAAACATCCTGCTATTCAGTTGTTTTTTCAAGACAAGATGCAGAAGTTATTGCCACtactttaaaagatttaaagaatgaaaatcCTAGAATTCGTCTGGTATTAACAACCTCTGTGTCTGGAATGGGATTTGATCCTGAGAATGTTTCGCATGTTATCCACACAGTTCCACCAAGAAACTTAAGTCAATATTTACAGGAAATAGGAAGAGCAGGAAGACGTGGGCAAAATGCAGAGACTACTCTTTACCACTGTGCCCGTGATCTTGCAAAAAACTTGCCTGGTATACAGAACGATATAATTGAATACtgcaaaaataaaactgaatgtCTACGAACATTAATGTTAAGTaaatttggatttgaaaaatcTGAAACAGCATATTTGTGTGGTAAAAAGTgctgttgtttttgttctaGTTCATGCAGCTGTGGTTGTTCTTCTATTAATTAA
- the LOC134694258 gene encoding complement C1q-like protein 4, producing MRPKLAGCREIEEERTITLSVWEIEFDERLLLPTDNIDSDGFVAFYSYMSKPEINPSAHLTLIYDVPITNVGNGYNHVTGIFTAPTSGIYVFIWVTRVFSGEHSTELMINNAEYGTTFLRANNGDDGSVSGNVVANITKGDSVFVRVHSSYAGTGYINSNIHGRPSFSGWLLR from the exons ATGCGACCAAAATTAGCCGGGTGCAGAGAGATTGAGGAGGAAAGGACGATAACTCTGTCTGTATGGGAGATTGAATTTGATG AACGTCTACTTTTACCAACAGATAACATAGACAGCGATGGATTTGTTGCGTTCTATTCCTACATGTCAAAACCAGAAATTAACCCTAGTGCTCATCTAACATTAATATACGACGTCCCTATTACAAATGTAGGAAATGGGTACAACCATGTGACTGGAATCTTCACCGCACCAACGAGTGGTATTTATGTATTCATATGGGTAACCAGAGTTTTTTCCGGGGAACATTCTACCGAACTCATGATAAACAACGCCGAGTATGGGACCACTTTCCTCCGGGCAAACAATGGTGATGATGGTTCTGTAAGTGGGAACGTTGTGGCTAACATAACCAAGGGGGATTCGGTCTTTGTGCGCGTCCATTCCTCATATGCCGGTACTGGATACATTAATAGTAATATACATGGTCGTCCATCATTTTCTGGCTGGCTTCTACGTTGA